The following coding sequences are from one Candidatus Tanganyikabacteria bacterium window:
- a CDS encoding nucleotidyltransferase domain-containing protein, translated as MRQLRVDARQAAEAAAERLATTLGARRIFLFGSLARGIRFDEHSDVDLAVEGIPPQRRFEATLLAEESGGRFAFDVVPIENAPDSLRERIEREGIRLWPR; from the coding sequence ATGCGCCAGCTGCGGGTGGACGCCCGTCAGGCCGCGGAAGCGGCAGCCGAACGACTCGCGACGACCCTGGGTGCGCGCCGGATCTTCCTGTTCGGATCACTGGCAAGAGGCATTCGCTTCGACGAGCACTCGGACGTCGACCTCGCCGTCGAGGGCATTCCCCCGCAACGGCGATTCGAGGCCACACTCCTTGCCGAGGAGTCGGGAGGGCGTTTCGCTTTCGACGTCGTGCCGATCGAGAATGCACCCGACTCTTTGCGCGAGCGGATCGAGCGGGAAGGCATCCGCTTGTGGCCCCGGTAG
- a CDS encoding antitoxin: MAPVAPNEAAEASQELAAEISNLERTAGEIARLAGEGPESAKYGLSLLLMNYYTGAERLFVRIEALFGIRPDRGERWHADLLNRMTLVVPSLRPAVITGETARLLRPLLGFRHVIRNLYFWDIDRAQVDRHVADLPAIHASLAADVGKFRSFLEALAEG; the protein is encoded by the coding sequence GTGGCCCCGGTAGCGCCCAACGAAGCAGCGGAAGCGTCGCAAGAGCTGGCCGCCGAGATCTCGAACCTCGAGCGGACCGCCGGCGAGATCGCCCGACTCGCCGGGGAGGGCCCTGAATCCGCCAAGTACGGCCTGTCCCTGCTTCTGATGAACTACTACACGGGTGCCGAGCGACTCTTCGTGCGCATCGAGGCCCTCTTCGGAATACGTCCGGACAGGGGAGAGCGGTGGCACGCGGACCTGCTCAACAGGATGACGCTCGTCGTCCCATCGCTCAGGCCTGCCGTCATCACCGGGGAGACCGCGCGGCTGCTGCGTCCCTTGCTCGGTTTCAGGCACGTGATCCGGAACCTCTACTTCTGGGACATCGACCGCGCCCAGGTCGATAGGCACGTCGCGGACCTGCCCGCGATCCATGCGTCGCTCGCGGCAGACGTCGGCAAGTTCAGGAGCTTCCTGGAGGCTCTCGCCGAAGGCTGA